In Microbacterium esteraromaticum, the following proteins share a genomic window:
- a CDS encoding cation diffusion facilitator family transporter, with amino-acid sequence MSASGGSKAIIAAFLANMGIALAKFIAWALSGSASMLAEAIHSIADSGNQLLLMLGNRRATREADRAHPFGYGRERYVSAFVVSIILFSLGGLFAVYEGVQKIVDPHEIDHTWWWLPLAVLVIAIVLESFSLRTAVRESNAVREEGQSWLSFIRRSKAPELPVVLLEDTGALVGLTFALFGVGLTLITGDPLFDALGTLMIGLLLIVIAIVLAIETKSLLIGEGASRADHDRIVDAIVDGPDVEKLIHIKTLYLGPDELMVAAKIALTADKTVREAAADIDEIERRIRDAVPAARVIYLEPDVYRPALDPQPSTDAFVFPSSD; translated from the coding sequence ATGAGCGCATCCGGCGGCAGCAAGGCGATCATCGCGGCATTCCTGGCGAACATGGGCATCGCCCTGGCCAAGTTCATCGCGTGGGCACTGTCTGGTTCGGCGTCGATGCTCGCCGAGGCGATCCACTCGATCGCCGACTCGGGCAACCAGCTGCTGCTGATGCTCGGCAATCGGCGCGCCACGCGTGAAGCCGACCGGGCGCACCCGTTCGGCTACGGCCGTGAGCGGTACGTGTCGGCGTTCGTCGTGTCGATCATCCTGTTCTCGCTCGGTGGCCTCTTCGCGGTCTACGAGGGCGTGCAGAAGATCGTCGACCCGCACGAGATCGACCACACCTGGTGGTGGCTGCCGCTGGCCGTGCTCGTGATCGCTATCGTGCTCGAGTCGTTCTCGCTGCGCACCGCCGTGCGCGAGAGCAACGCGGTGCGAGAAGAGGGCCAGTCGTGGCTGTCGTTCATCCGCCGCTCGAAGGCCCCCGAGCTGCCCGTCGTGCTGCTCGAAGACACCGGCGCGCTCGTCGGCCTGACCTTCGCCCTGTTCGGCGTCGGCCTGACCCTGATCACGGGCGACCCGCTGTTCGACGCCCTGGGCACGCTGATGATCGGTCTGCTGCTCATCGTGATCGCGATCGTGCTGGCGATCGAGACCAAGAGCCTGCTGATCGGCGAGGGCGCCAGCCGTGCGGATCACGACCGCATCGTCGACGCCATCGTCGACGGCCCCGACGTCGAGAAGCTCATCCACATCAAGACGCTCTACCTCGGCCCTGACGAGCTGATGGTCGCGGCGAAGATCGCTCTCACGGCCGACAAGACCGTGCGCGAGGCTGCCGCCGACATCGACGAGATCGAGCGCCGCATCCGGGATGCCGTACCCGCGGCGCGCGTGATCTACCTCGAGCCCGACGTGTACCGGCCCGCGCTCGATCCTCAGCCGTCGACCGACGCGTTCGTCTTCCCCTCGTCGGACTGA